A window of the Hevea brasiliensis isolate MT/VB/25A 57/8 chromosome 6, ASM3005281v1, whole genome shotgun sequence genome harbors these coding sequences:
- the LOC110665816 gene encoding ELF3-like protein 2 isoform X2: MRGLKDEEKVMSPMFPRLHVNDTEKGGPRAPPRNKMALYEQLSIPSQRFSSGSSPMLPLPPNSLVPSMSSSHSGSDLHCSSIQQDKDQENQPCWNLSFSTHFQNVSEKQKKGTGLRNLKARESMWNQSDENSKMSEDFQDPVERSESVSLVQDKPSADVSSSPSGEVKSIESLERAHPSSNQEHRSSSVGVLKSFHGKNAHYQNFLAVQDKAVYKDNVLVEFAGVIDKENASKVRSETCSRLSLGVAIRSHNGIENGSINHEEKQQASFEVGNAERHDDVSETCTVDSISALDINPDDVVRVIGEKQFWKARRAIVNQQRVFTVQVFELHRIMKVQKLIAGSSDVFLEENICLGKAPLKSPLEKVPSENAIEQPPLIVKPKDGSHKQYASAEFADENAVGKLPLPSIHNETGKGHLTQQSNYNCHSEGVLPAPLAANTRPSPWYFPSHGNHWLFPVMSPSEGLVYKPYTGPSPSAAGFVVPVYGNFGPMSLTAGGGDFLNAAYGVPASHQQGSAVERVSPFTGPQSKDNQLAVNFNFPHQSSYNMSSQVSRVISRVGKFQAPKESEVQGSTASSPSERPEGDALPLFPTEPTAQASDQNAQTIEPQTCVIRVVPHNRRSATESAARIFQSIQEERKHYD, translated from the exons aTGAGAGGGCTAAAAGATGAGGAAAAAGTGATGAGTCCTATGTTTCCAAGGCTTCATGTGAACGATACAGAGAAAGGAGGGCCAAGGGCACCTCCAAGAAACAAGATGGCTCTATATGAACAGCTCAGTATTCCTTCTCAAAGGTTTAGCTCTGGATCATcacccatgttgcctcttccaccGAACAGCTTGGTTCCTTCAATGTCCTCAAGCCAT TCAGGATCAGATTTACATTGTAGCAGCATTCaacaagataaagatcaagaaaatCAACCTTGCTGGAACTTGAGCTTCTCAACACACTTTCAAAATGTTTCTGAAAAGCAGAAGAAAGGAACTGGCTTGAGAAATCTAAAGGCAAGAGAGTCTATGTGGAACCAAAGTGATGAGAACTCAAAAATGTCTGAGGATTTTCAGGATCCTGTGGAAAGATCTGAATCTGTCTCATTAGTTCAGGATAAACCTTCAGCAGATGTATCTTCAAGCCCATCAGGCGAAGTTAAGAGCATTGAATCATTGGAGCGAGCACATCCTTCATCAAATCAGGAACATAGAAGCAGTTCAGTGGGTGTCTTGAAAAGCTTTCATGGTAAAAATGCACATTATCAAAATTTTTTGGCAGTGCAAGACAAAGCAGTTTATAAAGATAacgttttggtggagtttgctgGGGTCATAGATAAGGAAAATGCATCCAaggtgagaagtgaaacttgtTCTAGATTATCTCTTGGAGTTGCCATCAGAAGTCATAATGGGATTGAGAATGGCAGCATAAACCATGAAGAGAAGCAACAAGCGtcttttgaagtgggaaatgctgAACGGCATGATGATGTCTCAGAAACTTGCACGGTAGACTCTATATCTGCTTTGGATATAAATCCTGATGATGTTGTAAGAGTAATAGGTGAGAAACAATTTTGGAAAGCAAGAAGAGCTATTGTCAA TCAACAAAGAGTATTCACAGTTCAAGTATTTGAGTTACATAGGATCATGAAG GTACAAAAATTGATTGCTGGATCATCTGATGTGTTTCTTGAAGAAAACATTTGTCTTGGAAAAGCTCCATTGAAGTCACCTCTGGAGAAGGTTCCATCTGAGAATGCTATTGAACAACCTCCATTGATTGTTAAACCAAAAGATGGTTCACACAAGCAATATGCTAGCGCTGAATTTGCTGATGAGAATGCTGTTGGGAAGCTTCCTCTTCCTTCTATCCATAATGAAACTGGTAAAGGACATCTTACCCAGCAATCAAATTACAATTGTCATTCGGAAGGCGTGCTGCCAGCTCCTCTTGCTGCCAATACCAGACCATCTCCATGGTATTTCCCATCACATGGAAATCATTGGTTATTTCCGGTCATGTCCCCTTCTGAGGGTCTTGTTTACAAGCCTTACACAGGGCCAAGCCCTTCAGCTGCTGGATTTGTGGTCCCCGTTTATGGCAACTTTGGTCCTATGAGTTTAACAGCTGGGGGTGGAGACTTTTTGAATGCAGCCTATGGTGTTCCGGCTTCTCATCAACAAG GATCAGCAGTTGAGCGGGTGAGCCCATTCACTGGACCACAGTCAAAGGATAATCAGTTAGCAGTTAATTTCAACTTCCCCCACCAAAGCTCATATAATATGTCAAGCCAGGTGAGCCGTGTGATCTCACGTGTTGGGAAATTTCAAGCACCAAAGGAAAGTGAGGTACAGGGAAGTACAGCAAGTAGTCCCTCGGAGAGGCCTGAAGGAGATGCGCTCCCTCTTTTTCCTACAGAACCAACAGCTCAGGCATCAGATCAAAATGCTCAAACTATTGAGCCACAGACATGTGTGATAAGGGTTGTGCCTCACAATCGTAGGTCAGCAACTGAATCAGCAGCCCGGATTTTCCAGTCTATACAAGAAGAAAGAAAACATTATGATTAG
- the LOC110665816 gene encoding ELF3-like protein 2 isoform X1 — protein MRGLKDEEKVMSPMFPRLHVNDTEKGGPRAPPRNKMALYEQLSIPSQRFSSGSSPMLPLPPNSLVPSMSSSHSGSDLHCSSIQQDKDQENQPCWNLSFSTHFQNVSEKQKKGTGLRNLKARESMWNQSDENSKMSEDFQDPVERSESVSLVQDKPSADVSSSPSGEVKSIESLERAHPSSNQEHRSSSVGVLKSFHGKNAHYQNFLAVQDKAVYKDNVLVEFAGVIDKENASKVRSETCSRLSLGVAIRSHNGIENGSINHEEKQQASFEVGNAERHDDVSETCTVDSISALDINPDDVVRVIGEKQFWKARRAIVNQQRVFTVQVFELHRIMKVQKLIAGSSDVFLEENICLGKAPLKSPLEKVPSENAIEQPPLIVKPKDGSHKQYASAEFADENAVGKLPLPSIHNETGKGHLTQQSNYNCHSEGVLPAPLAANTRPSPWYFPSHGNHWLFPVMSPSEGLVYKPYTGPSPSAAGFVVPVYGNFGPMSLTAGGGDFLNAAYGVPASHQQGIGILTSTPHLGQTYFPPYGMPVMTLSISGSAVERVSPFTGPQSKDNQLAVNFNFPHQSSYNMSSQVSRVISRVGKFQAPKESEVQGSTASSPSERPEGDALPLFPTEPTAQASDQNAQTIEPQTCVIRVVPHNRRSATESAARIFQSIQEERKHYD, from the exons aTGAGAGGGCTAAAAGATGAGGAAAAAGTGATGAGTCCTATGTTTCCAAGGCTTCATGTGAACGATACAGAGAAAGGAGGGCCAAGGGCACCTCCAAGAAACAAGATGGCTCTATATGAACAGCTCAGTATTCCTTCTCAAAGGTTTAGCTCTGGATCATcacccatgttgcctcttccaccGAACAGCTTGGTTCCTTCAATGTCCTCAAGCCAT TCAGGATCAGATTTACATTGTAGCAGCATTCaacaagataaagatcaagaaaatCAACCTTGCTGGAACTTGAGCTTCTCAACACACTTTCAAAATGTTTCTGAAAAGCAGAAGAAAGGAACTGGCTTGAGAAATCTAAAGGCAAGAGAGTCTATGTGGAACCAAAGTGATGAGAACTCAAAAATGTCTGAGGATTTTCAGGATCCTGTGGAAAGATCTGAATCTGTCTCATTAGTTCAGGATAAACCTTCAGCAGATGTATCTTCAAGCCCATCAGGCGAAGTTAAGAGCATTGAATCATTGGAGCGAGCACATCCTTCATCAAATCAGGAACATAGAAGCAGTTCAGTGGGTGTCTTGAAAAGCTTTCATGGTAAAAATGCACATTATCAAAATTTTTTGGCAGTGCAAGACAAAGCAGTTTATAAAGATAacgttttggtggagtttgctgGGGTCATAGATAAGGAAAATGCATCCAaggtgagaagtgaaacttgtTCTAGATTATCTCTTGGAGTTGCCATCAGAAGTCATAATGGGATTGAGAATGGCAGCATAAACCATGAAGAGAAGCAACAAGCGtcttttgaagtgggaaatgctgAACGGCATGATGATGTCTCAGAAACTTGCACGGTAGACTCTATATCTGCTTTGGATATAAATCCTGATGATGTTGTAAGAGTAATAGGTGAGAAACAATTTTGGAAAGCAAGAAGAGCTATTGTCAA TCAACAAAGAGTATTCACAGTTCAAGTATTTGAGTTACATAGGATCATGAAG GTACAAAAATTGATTGCTGGATCATCTGATGTGTTTCTTGAAGAAAACATTTGTCTTGGAAAAGCTCCATTGAAGTCACCTCTGGAGAAGGTTCCATCTGAGAATGCTATTGAACAACCTCCATTGATTGTTAAACCAAAAGATGGTTCACACAAGCAATATGCTAGCGCTGAATTTGCTGATGAGAATGCTGTTGGGAAGCTTCCTCTTCCTTCTATCCATAATGAAACTGGTAAAGGACATCTTACCCAGCAATCAAATTACAATTGTCATTCGGAAGGCGTGCTGCCAGCTCCTCTTGCTGCCAATACCAGACCATCTCCATGGTATTTCCCATCACATGGAAATCATTGGTTATTTCCGGTCATGTCCCCTTCTGAGGGTCTTGTTTACAAGCCTTACACAGGGCCAAGCCCTTCAGCTGCTGGATTTGTGGTCCCCGTTTATGGCAACTTTGGTCCTATGAGTTTAACAGCTGGGGGTGGAGACTTTTTGAATGCAGCCTATGGTGTTCCGGCTTCTCATCAACAAGGTATTGGAATCCTTACCAGCACCCCTCATCTGGGACAGACATACTTTCCACCATATGGCATGCCAGTCATGACTCTGTCCATTTCAGGATCAGCAGTTGAGCGGGTGAGCCCATTCACTGGACCACAGTCAAAGGATAATCAGTTAGCAGTTAATTTCAACTTCCCCCACCAAAGCTCATATAATATGTCAAGCCAGGTGAGCCGTGTGATCTCACGTGTTGGGAAATTTCAAGCACCAAAGGAAAGTGAGGTACAGGGAAGTACAGCAAGTAGTCCCTCGGAGAGGCCTGAAGGAGATGCGCTCCCTCTTTTTCCTACAGAACCAACAGCTCAGGCATCAGATCAAAATGCTCAAACTATTGAGCCACAGACATGTGTGATAAGGGTTGTGCCTCACAATCGTAGGTCAGCAACTGAATCAGCAGCCCGGATTTTCCAGTCTATACAAGAAGAAAGAAAACATTATGATTAG
- the LOC110665816 gene encoding ELF3-like protein 2 isoform X3, whose amino-acid sequence MWNQSDENSKMSEDFQDPVERSESVSLVQDKPSADVSSSPSGEVKSIESLERAHPSSNQEHRSSSVGVLKSFHGKNAHYQNFLAVQDKAVYKDNVLVEFAGVIDKENASKVRSETCSRLSLGVAIRSHNGIENGSINHEEKQQASFEVGNAERHDDVSETCTVDSISALDINPDDVVRVIGEKQFWKARRAIVNQQRVFTVQVFELHRIMKVQKLIAGSSDVFLEENICLGKAPLKSPLEKVPSENAIEQPPLIVKPKDGSHKQYASAEFADENAVGKLPLPSIHNETGKGHLTQQSNYNCHSEGVLPAPLAANTRPSPWYFPSHGNHWLFPVMSPSEGLVYKPYTGPSPSAAGFVVPVYGNFGPMSLTAGGGDFLNAAYGVPASHQQGIGILTSTPHLGQTYFPPYGMPVMTLSISGSAVERVSPFTGPQSKDNQLAVNFNFPHQSSYNMSSQVSRVISRVGKFQAPKESEVQGSTASSPSERPEGDALPLFPTEPTAQASDQNAQTIEPQTCVIRVVPHNRRSATESAARIFQSIQEERKHYD is encoded by the exons ATGTGGAACCAAAGTGATGAGAACTCAAAAATGTCTGAGGATTTTCAGGATCCTGTGGAAAGATCTGAATCTGTCTCATTAGTTCAGGATAAACCTTCAGCAGATGTATCTTCAAGCCCATCAGGCGAAGTTAAGAGCATTGAATCATTGGAGCGAGCACATCCTTCATCAAATCAGGAACATAGAAGCAGTTCAGTGGGTGTCTTGAAAAGCTTTCATGGTAAAAATGCACATTATCAAAATTTTTTGGCAGTGCAAGACAAAGCAGTTTATAAAGATAacgttttggtggagtttgctgGGGTCATAGATAAGGAAAATGCATCCAaggtgagaagtgaaacttgtTCTAGATTATCTCTTGGAGTTGCCATCAGAAGTCATAATGGGATTGAGAATGGCAGCATAAACCATGAAGAGAAGCAACAAGCGtcttttgaagtgggaaatgctgAACGGCATGATGATGTCTCAGAAACTTGCACGGTAGACTCTATATCTGCTTTGGATATAAATCCTGATGATGTTGTAAGAGTAATAGGTGAGAAACAATTTTGGAAAGCAAGAAGAGCTATTGTCAA TCAACAAAGAGTATTCACAGTTCAAGTATTTGAGTTACATAGGATCATGAAG GTACAAAAATTGATTGCTGGATCATCTGATGTGTTTCTTGAAGAAAACATTTGTCTTGGAAAAGCTCCATTGAAGTCACCTCTGGAGAAGGTTCCATCTGAGAATGCTATTGAACAACCTCCATTGATTGTTAAACCAAAAGATGGTTCACACAAGCAATATGCTAGCGCTGAATTTGCTGATGAGAATGCTGTTGGGAAGCTTCCTCTTCCTTCTATCCATAATGAAACTGGTAAAGGACATCTTACCCAGCAATCAAATTACAATTGTCATTCGGAAGGCGTGCTGCCAGCTCCTCTTGCTGCCAATACCAGACCATCTCCATGGTATTTCCCATCACATGGAAATCATTGGTTATTTCCGGTCATGTCCCCTTCTGAGGGTCTTGTTTACAAGCCTTACACAGGGCCAAGCCCTTCAGCTGCTGGATTTGTGGTCCCCGTTTATGGCAACTTTGGTCCTATGAGTTTAACAGCTGGGGGTGGAGACTTTTTGAATGCAGCCTATGGTGTTCCGGCTTCTCATCAACAAGGTATTGGAATCCTTACCAGCACCCCTCATCTGGGACAGACATACTTTCCACCATATGGCATGCCAGTCATGACTCTGTCCATTTCAGGATCAGCAGTTGAGCGGGTGAGCCCATTCACTGGACCACAGTCAAAGGATAATCAGTTAGCAGTTAATTTCAACTTCCCCCACCAAAGCTCATATAATATGTCAAGCCAGGTGAGCCGTGTGATCTCACGTGTTGGGAAATTTCAAGCACCAAAGGAAAGTGAGGTACAGGGAAGTACAGCAAGTAGTCCCTCGGAGAGGCCTGAAGGAGATGCGCTCCCTCTTTTTCCTACAGAACCAACAGCTCAGGCATCAGATCAAAATGCTCAAACTATTGAGCCACAGACATGTGTGATAAGGGTTGTGCCTCACAATCGTAGGTCAGCAACTGAATCAGCAGCCCGGATTTTCCAGTCTATACAAGAAGAAAGAAAACATTATGATTAG